In one window of Bacteroidota bacterium DNA:
- a CDS encoding ABC transporter ATP-binding protein, whose translation MDNLIQKSVLQVEELDIFYGSFQAVRKVSFDVKPGEIFGLLGPNGAGKTSTLSAIEGLLKPQSGNITVAGFSIKDKPLHVRANLGVQLQATSFQPELSVMEILKLYAGIHAVEMNDEKLRTILSNIKLEDAGSKRFGQLSGGQQQRVSLVIAMIHEPRLLLLDEPTTGLDPQSRRQLWERMEALREKDHGVLLTTHSMEEAEAVCDRIAIIDHGKIITIDTPASLIEKHRNDPEVISASRKGKITLEDVFIGLTGKAIRS comes from the coding sequence ATGGATAATCTAATTCAGAAATCAGTTTTACAAGTAGAGGAGCTGGATATTTTTTACGGCAGCTTCCAGGCGGTACGCAAAGTTTCTTTTGATGTAAAACCAGGAGAGATATTTGGTTTACTCGGACCAAATGGCGCAGGTAAAACCAGTACATTAAGTGCCATAGAAGGATTGCTGAAACCACAGTCGGGCAATATTACCGTAGCAGGTTTCAGTATTAAGGATAAGCCATTGCATGTACGTGCCAATCTCGGTGTGCAATTACAGGCCACCAGTTTTCAACCCGAACTTTCTGTAATGGAAATCCTGAAATTATATGCGGGCATTCATGCTGTGGAAATGAATGATGAAAAGTTGCGGACAATATTATCGAATATCAAATTGGAAGATGCAGGCTCAAAGCGTTTCGGACAACTTTCCGGCGGACAGCAGCAACGTGTATCACTGGTGATAGCCATGATACATGAACCGCGGCTGCTATTGCTGGATGAACCGACTACGGGTCTTGATCCGCAATCACGCCGTCAGCTATGGGAACGTATGGAGGCCTTGCGGGAAAAAGATCATGGCGTCCTGCTTACGACGCATTCAATGGAAGAAGCCGAAGCTGTATGTGATCGTATCGCCATTATTGATCATGGAAAGATCATTACCATTGATACACCTGCCTCTTTAATAGAAAAGCATCGCAACGATCCGGAAGTGATCAGCGCTTCACGTAAAGGAAAGATCACACTTGAAGATGTATTTATCGGTCTTACCGGGAAAGCTATTCGTTCATAA
- a CDS encoding ABC transporter permease — MYLSVLPGKLFVHNKKTNMQTTIPSISTVLSSLLRADFTTQWRNRRSVILVVLVPVVILISWKGLVEKLGGTFVLSNSITIGLNAIGLMGYSNAIARDRDKGVFQRLRVAPIPSWSIMLSRLLVQLAMILTVTAAVFITGYYFDKISLSPAGYALGFVAAFVGGTVYLALGQAIVGLIKNPETVNAVTRLTYFVFIMIGMFGELGMLGHQLGEAVRWSPYGAVKRLLSASMDPHTWTQDTTLSLLVTIGYTIVFTTLGIKWFKWNTR, encoded by the coding sequence ATGTATTTATCGGTCTTACCGGGAAAGCTATTCGTTCATAACAAAAAAACAAACATGCAAACTACTATACCATCCATATCAACTGTACTTTCTTCCCTGCTTCGTGCCGACTTTACTACGCAATGGCGCAACAGAAGATCAGTCATACTTGTAGTACTGGTGCCGGTTGTAATACTTATTTCCTGGAAAGGACTGGTAGAAAAACTCGGTGGAACTTTTGTGCTTTCCAATTCCATTACGATCGGGTTGAATGCGATCGGGCTGATGGGTTATTCCAATGCGATTGCCCGTGACCGTGATAAAGGAGTGTTTCAGCGTTTAAGGGTAGCCCCAATACCTTCCTGGTCTATTATGCTCAGTCGCCTGCTGGTGCAATTGGCAATGATATTAACAGTAACCGCTGCTGTATTTATAACCGGATATTATTTCGACAAAATAAGTCTCAGCCCTGCCGGCTATGCATTGGGCTTTGTCGCTGCATTTGTCGGGGGTACAGTTTATCTCGCATTGGGGCAGGCTATCGTTGGGCTTATAAAAAACCCGGAGACGGTCAATGCGGTTACACGTCTTACCTATTTTGTTTTTATCATGATCGGTATGTTTGGCGAGCTGGGTATGCTGGGGCACCAATTGGGAGAAGCGGTGCGATGGTCGCCATATGGTGCAGTGAAAAGATTACTCTCTGCCAGTATGGACCCGCATACATGGACACAGGACACAACCTTATCTTTATTAGTAACCATTGGCTATACAATTGTTTTTACCACACTTGGCATTAAATGGTTCAAATGGAATACACGATGA